In Chitinophagaceae bacterium, the DNA window CCATGGCTGATAACCTGCGCAAGTTTGAATCGATGTACGGTGAAATTCAGGAAGCGGAAGACATCAAGATTCCGATGAATTTCGGACCTTCTATTGCACAGGCCTGAATGTTGTTTTTCAATCAGTATCAAAGCCATCAATCCTGATTGCCTTTGCCAATTCTTTTTGAATATCCCGACAAGAATTATAACAAGTCCATTTGCAATTGGTGATTTAAGAAGTTTTTGAGAGACTTCGGGAATAACCTAAGTCTCTTCTATCACTGCAAAAATCATAGATAAGGATTGATCGGGATTGCCAATCTCATTTTATTATCATCAACTTCTTTGTGATGATATTTTCTCCGGAAATAAAACGGACGGCATAAATTCCATTGGTAAGATGTGCAGCATTAAAATAGACCTGTTGGTTGCCCGTTGAAAATATACCGTCAGCAAGAGTGGCTATTTCTTCACCAAATAAATTGACCAGCGTTATTGCAACACGTTGTGATGTATTTAATGAAAACCGGATTTGTAAATGATCATATACTGGATTTGGAAAAATATTAAAATCGTCAGTTAGCATATTGGACGCTGTACTGGTAGCAAAATCCGGAGTCAGATAAACCCGGAATACCAGGTTGCTTGCATAGGAATAACCTTCATTCGCTTTATTGGTATTAATGCCGCCGTAGAGGTAACCGATCAATTGCTTACCGTTGAGGGCGCTTAGTTTTAACACCCCGTTTTCATATTTTGGAATATTCGTAACGGGAAAAAAATCTGCATTGGCTCCATAGAGTCCGGATAATTTCACCGGCAAAACAGTTTCTGTTGTACTGTCATTTTCAAAACGGATAACTGTGGTAATGTCATTGATAAACGGCACAAGTGTGTCTTCTTCCTGGATATTGGAAGTATCGTTGCAATCATATAAACTAATGCCTCCAAAAAAAGTAGTGTACATGGTATGTGTTACTGAATCGAAGCACGGAATCACAGGACAGGTGTACTGACTCATCTTCTGTTCAAAGAAAGTATCCGTGATGACTGCTGTTTCATTAATATAAACCGGATTGAGGTAAGGAAGATTTTTGTCATACTGAAATACGCCGCCGTATAATCCGATAGATTCACTCCCATCACCATTTATTAACGGAATCGCATTGAAGTCACGGCGATGAAAATTTATGGTGTCTGTGTGCTTGCTGAAATTGGTGATAGAAATATTTGTTCCATCATCCTCAAGTTGAAAACTGCTGATGCTGTTGGTGTATTTTTGAAGGAAGGAATTGGTTGGAAGTTTAGTGTATAATCCGGTGAAATTATGACCTGCCACCAGGAAGAAGGTAGCTCCGATTTTTTGAAGAGCACCTCCCGTTACTGACAAGACGGTATCTGAAATCTGCCTGATATATGGTGACAGGTTATTGTTGCCGGAAACAACTTCGTTAATTACAGCATCAACATTAATTGCGGTAAGTGTCGGGAAGGTGATTTTTGAATTCGTCAAGGAATCAAATCCGTAACCGCCAACAATATATAATTGATTGCCTTGCTGAATAAATTCTGCATTGCTTACCGAAAGCGAAGTGCGAATGGAATAGGGCAATAATGTGACGGAAGCTGACCACACCTGCCAATCGTCGGTATCAATTACTATAATCGATTGATTTGCTTCAGCAGGAGCAAAGGCGGAATTGGGAAAAAAACTGTGTAAACCATCAATTCTGCCTGTAACAATCAGCCATTTGTCATCCGATACAGCTTTTACGTATGAATGTATTCCGGGCAATTGTGGTGCATCAACCTGTTCTAGTTCAATAGTAAAGGGTGGCAAAGGACCTTGTTGTGCATAAGTATAACTATAAGCCAATATCAGGAATAGGACCGTGTTACAGATTGACTTCCGTGAGATCATACTTAAAATTAATTACGTTAATGGCCGCAAATTGGAAAATTATGCGGAAAGAACGCCTGCTAAATTGATAATGCTTGCTTTTTGTTGTTACTATTCAACATTTCTCCGTTTCTTATGTTATGGACGAGATTAATGAGCCATATTGAATTCAATTTCCTGCATAAGGTCTTTCAAAATTTATGGCTTTTTTTGACTACCTTGCGTCATCTTTTTTAACGAAAAACGTTCCTCACCTTGTCATTAGCAAAATTAAGTTTTCAGCAGAGCAGCGGCGACCGTTTTTATTCAGAAGTAAAATCCAGGGTCAGTAAATATTTTGAAGACCGCAAGTTGTCGTCGCATGCAAATGCGCAGATGATCATTAAGACGATTGTGATTTTTTCTGTCACCTATGGTTCATATGGACTGATTATCGCTGATTTCTTACCCATGTGGTCAATGTTCCTGTTGTGCATTTTAATGGGAATGGGAATTGCCGGGTTGGGTTTTTCTGTGGCGCATGATGCTATTCATGGTGCTTATTCTTCCAATTCAAAAGTAAATGCTGTTCTTGGTCTTACGATGAACCTGATTGGTGGAAACAGGTATGTATGGAGCATTACCCATAATGTCGTACATCATACTTATACCAATATTCATGAGTACGATGAAGACCTCGAACTTGCACCTTTTATCCGTTTATCTAAGCACAAAGACTACAAACCTATTCATCGCTTTCAACACATTCTGGCTTTTTTAGCGTATTCTTTGGCCACCATTTTCTGGGTGTTCCTGAAAGATTTCAAGAAAATTTCGCAGGATGATATCGGACCTTACAAAAATAAAAAACATCCGGTTTCGGAAATTATCATGTTGATTTTATTTAAACTAATTTATTATACCTACACTATTATAATTCCATTGTTGGTAATGGATATCACCTGGTGGCAGTTCATCATTGGTTTTCTTACAGTGCATATGGTGGCTGGATTTATCTTAGGCATCGTTTTTCAATTAGCGCATACCGTAGAAGGCACTGAGCATATTAAGGATGACGGAGAGGGTACGATGGAAGATTCATGGGCTGTGCATCAAATGCGCACGACCAGTAATTTCGCGATGGGCAACCGTTTCATCAACTGGTATGTTGGTGGTTTGAATTTCCAGGTAGAGCATCATTTATTTCCCCGTGTTTGCAGCGTACACTATCCTGCTATCAGCAAAATATTAAAAAGTACAGCGGAACAGTTCGATGTGCCGTATCATTACCATGAAAAATTTGGAGGCGCTGTTCGATCACATTATCGTTATCTGAAACAATTGGGAAGACCCACTCCACGATTAGCGCACTCCAATCAGGAGGCCTTTTAAACCCTTTTTTTTACAGTTCTTCGTCGTAGCGAAGCGGGATTTTTCAAAAGAAAAATCCGGGTTAAAATCATTTATTCATTGAGAGAGTTAATTGAGTTGGCGGTGAACGCACAGCCAATGGTAAAGCCGGCTCCTTTTATGTATTTACAAACGGCTATGATAAATCCGGAAATTATTTTTTTAACCGCTAAATAACCAAATCCTAAGTT includes these proteins:
- a CDS encoding acyl-CoA desaturase, which codes for MIIKTIVIFSVTYGSYGLIIADFLPMWSMFLLCILMGMGIAGLGFSVAHDAIHGAYSSNSKVNAVLGLTMNLIGGNRYVWSITHNVVHHTYTNIHEYDEDLELAPFIRLSKHKDYKPIHRFQHILAFLAYSLATIFWVFLKDFKKISQDDIGPYKNKKHPVSEIIMLILFKLIYYTYTIIIPLLVMDITWWQFIIGFLTVHMVAGFILGIVFQLAHTVEGTEHIKDDGEGTMEDSWAVHQMRTTSNFAMGNRFINWYVGGLNFQVEHHLFPRVCSVHYPAISKILKSTAEQFDVPYHYHEKFGGAVRSHYRYLKQLGRPTPRLAHSNQEAF
- a CDS encoding T9SS type A sorting domain-containing protein, with translation MISRKSICNTVLFLILAYSYTYAQQGPLPPFTIELEQVDAPQLPGIHSYVKAVSDDKWLIVTGRIDGLHSFFPNSAFAPAEANQSIIVIDTDDWQVWSASVTLLPYSIRTSLSVSNAEFIQQGNQLYIVGGYGFDSLTNSKITFPTLTAINVDAVINEVVSGNNNLSPYIRQISDTVLSVTGGALQKIGATFFLVAGHNFTGLYTKLPTNSFLQKYTNSISSFQLEDDGTNISITNFSKHTDTINFHRRDFNAIPLINGDGSESIGLYGGVFQYDKNLPYLNPVYINETAVITDTFFEQKMSQYTCPVIPCFDSVTHTMYTTFFGGISLYDCNDTSNIQEEDTLVPFINDITTVIRFENDSTTETVLPVKLSGLYGANADFFPVTNIPKYENGVLKLSALNGKQLIGYLYGGINTNKANEGYSYASNLVFRVYLTPDFATSTASNMLTDDFNIFPNPVYDHLQIRFSLNTSQRVAITLVNLFGEEIATLADGIFSTGNQQVYFNAAHLTNGIYAVRFISGENIITKKLMIIK